One stretch of Legionella birminghamensis DNA includes these proteins:
- the trbL gene encoding P-type conjugative transfer protein TrbL, with amino-acid sequence MNKKITPYFILFCLLGFSACCHAQGHGMDSRDLLDNILQRFASTSALWSKTMLSYARYLFWSLASISMVWTYGLMALRRADIQEFLAETVRFFVVIGFFYWILDNGPAIAKAIIDSMRQLAAKASGINEHVSPSDIVDVGFDIVSKAIDSSSIWSPAATTVGLLVAGVILIILALVSINMLIILITAWILTYGGIVLLGFGGGRWTQDIAINYYKTVLGIALQAFAMILIIGIGKSFVDQYYAAMSENIMLKEMFVMLVVAVLLLVLIDKIPPALAGIVSGGGSGGGGGLGLGGAMGAAGIAGAAMAGAAGSVLAQSGGGVSALNAAFKAASQSTNSGDTSSLSGMDKGSKTGGLAEAMGTAAKFAGSFGSHLASGTMDVAREKANSVKEAIAEKIADTTGGKIAEAIQNKVDSSASESQESNAKNILSMGTPGGSFSSATETSDEVSQFVNQKASGESK; translated from the coding sequence ATGAATAAAAAAATAACTCCTTATTTTATCCTTTTCTGTTTACTTGGGTTTTCTGCTTGCTGCCATGCTCAGGGGCATGGCATGGATAGTCGTGACTTACTGGATAATATTTTACAACGGTTTGCCAGCACATCCGCGCTATGGAGCAAAACCATGTTGAGTTACGCAAGATATTTGTTCTGGTCTTTGGCCTCAATCAGTATGGTGTGGACTTACGGCTTGATGGCATTGCGAAGAGCAGACATTCAAGAATTCTTAGCTGAAACAGTACGGTTTTTTGTGGTTATCGGTTTTTTCTATTGGATTTTAGACAATGGACCTGCAATTGCAAAAGCGATAATAGATTCCATGCGGCAACTTGCAGCCAAGGCTTCTGGGATTAATGAGCATGTCTCTCCTTCTGATATTGTAGATGTTGGGTTTGATATTGTCTCAAAAGCGATTGACAGCTCATCCATCTGGTCTCCTGCAGCAACTACAGTAGGATTGCTCGTTGCAGGCGTTATTCTGATTATATTGGCTTTAGTCAGTATCAATATGCTCATTATCTTAATCACCGCATGGATTTTAACCTATGGTGGCATTGTTTTATTAGGGTTTGGCGGTGGCCGTTGGACTCAGGACATTGCAATTAACTACTACAAAACTGTGTTGGGGATTGCATTACAAGCTTTTGCCATGATTTTAATTATTGGTATTGGTAAATCCTTTGTAGATCAATATTACGCTGCAATGTCTGAAAACATCATGCTTAAAGAAATGTTTGTCATGCTGGTAGTTGCCGTACTGTTACTGGTTCTTATTGATAAAATTCCACCTGCTTTAGCAGGCATTGTATCAGGAGGTGGTTCTGGTGGTGGCGGTGGGCTCGGTCTGGGTGGTGCTATGGGAGCTGCTGGAATAGCTGGGGCTGCCATGGCGGGGGCTGCAGGTAGTGTACTTGCCCAAAGCGGTGGTGGAGTATCCGCACTCAATGCGGCATTTAAAGCAGCCAGCCAATCAACCAACTCTGGCGATACAAGTTCTCTGTCAGGAATGGATAAAGGCTCTAAAACCGGTGGTTTAGCCGAAGCCATGGGAACAGCTGCCAAATTTGCAGGTTCTTTTGGTTCCCATTTAGCATCAGGTACTATGGATGTGGCTCGTGAAAAAGCAAACTCGGTTAAAGAGGCCATTGCTGAAAAAATTGCTGACACAACAGGTGGAAAAATTGCTGAGGCAATTCAGAACAAGGTAGATTCATCTGCTTCTGAATCGCAAGAATCCAACGCAAAAAATATTCTGTCTATGGGTACTCCTGGAGGTAGCTTTAGTTCAGCTACTGAGACATCAGATGAAGTCAGTCAGTTTGTGAACCAGAAGGCATCTGGAGAGAGCAAATGA
- a CDS encoding type IV secretory system conjugative DNA transfer family protein, giving the protein MSLNKLNKAIGPQVREKNPGKINKTIVWLVISSFLISMQIGTQFFAHQFHYADVLGTSFAHIYMPWQIFIWAIKYQSYYPDSFNAAFGLIVMISCLFLMMIVLSSKYFKKNNVSDYLHGSARWANWEDLNNASLIGNDEGVYVGAFEDDQGEIHYLRHNGPEHVLTYAPTRSGKGVGLVIPSLLSWKQSCVITDLKGELWAMTAGWRQKHANNKVIRFEPATLKGSARWNPLNEIRVGTESEVGDVQNLATLVVDPDGKGLETHWQKTSQALLVGFILHAIYKLNNQGEPATFPNIDRMLVDPNINIADLLIEMTQYPHIEGKTHPVISASARDMIDRPEEEAGSVLSTLKSYLALYRDPVVAHNVSSSDFCIRDLMNHENPVSLYIVTQPNDKARLQPLVRVMINMIVRLLADKMEFERVSDDKGLSYVSAKKTYKHRLLCMIDEFPSLGKLDILQESLAFVAGYGLKFYLICQDINQLKSRERGYGPDETITSNCHIQNAYPPNRVETAEHLSKLTGQTTIVKEHITTSGKRFSTFLNQISKTIQEISRPLLTVDECLRMPGPKKDSNGLIVEAGDMVVYAAGFPAIYGKQPLYFKDPVFMARASVEAPIHSDILRVRLSEDEVIRL; this is encoded by the coding sequence ATGAGCCTAAACAAACTTAATAAAGCCATAGGCCCTCAAGTCAGAGAAAAAAATCCTGGCAAGATAAATAAAACCATAGTCTGGTTAGTGATTTCTTCATTTTTAATCAGCATGCAAATTGGCACGCAGTTTTTCGCACATCAATTTCACTATGCTGATGTCTTAGGGACTTCATTCGCTCATATTTATATGCCTTGGCAGATTTTTATTTGGGCTATTAAATATCAATCCTATTACCCAGATTCTTTTAATGCCGCCTTTGGTCTGATTGTCATGATTAGCTGTCTCTTTTTAATGATGATCGTGTTGTCTTCCAAATATTTTAAAAAGAACAATGTGAGTGATTACCTCCATGGTTCAGCCAGATGGGCTAATTGGGAGGATTTAAACAATGCGAGCCTCATTGGAAATGATGAAGGAGTTTATGTTGGGGCATTTGAAGATGACCAAGGAGAGATTCATTATTTGCGCCACAATGGGCCTGAGCATGTTTTAACCTATGCACCAACACGCTCAGGGAAGGGAGTTGGTCTAGTGATCCCTTCCCTTCTATCCTGGAAACAATCTTGCGTCATTACCGATTTAAAAGGTGAGCTTTGGGCAATGACTGCTGGATGGCGTCAGAAACATGCTAACAACAAAGTCATTCGATTTGAGCCGGCAACATTAAAAGGAAGTGCACGCTGGAACCCACTAAATGAAATCAGAGTAGGGACGGAATCAGAGGTCGGTGACGTGCAAAATTTGGCAACACTTGTAGTTGATCCCGATGGTAAAGGATTGGAAACGCATTGGCAGAAGACCTCTCAAGCCCTTTTGGTTGGTTTTATTCTGCATGCGATTTATAAACTGAACAACCAGGGAGAACCAGCCACATTTCCCAATATTGACCGTATGCTGGTTGATCCCAATATTAATATTGCCGACCTGCTCATTGAAATGACGCAATACCCGCATATTGAAGGCAAAACCCATCCTGTTATTTCAGCCTCTGCGCGTGACATGATAGACCGACCCGAAGAAGAAGCAGGCTCTGTATTATCTACTTTAAAATCTTATTTGGCGTTATACCGAGATCCGGTGGTAGCACATAACGTCTCGTCTTCCGATTTTTGTATTCGAGATTTGATGAACCATGAAAATCCTGTGAGTCTCTATATTGTTACTCAACCTAATGACAAGGCCAGGCTTCAACCTCTGGTTAGAGTAATGATTAATATGATAGTGAGACTATTGGCAGACAAAATGGAATTTGAGCGTGTATCCGATGACAAAGGATTATCTTATGTGAGCGCTAAAAAAACGTATAAACATCGACTGCTTTGCATGATTGATGAATTTCCTAGCCTTGGAAAACTCGATATTCTACAAGAGTCATTAGCCTTTGTTGCAGGTTATGGTTTAAAGTTTTACTTAATTTGCCAGGACATTAATCAGCTTAAAAGTCGTGAACGTGGCTATGGCCCTGATGAGACCATTACTTCTAATTGCCACATCCAAAATGCTTATCCACCCAACCGAGTTGAAACGGCAGAACATCTTTCCAAGCTGACAGGTCAAACGACGATTGTTAAAGAACACATCACCACCAGCGGTAAACGTTTTTCTACGTTCTTAAATCAAATATCAAAAACCATTCAGGAAATATCGAGACCACTTTTAACCGTTGATGAGTGTCTACGTATGCCTGGGCCTAAAAAGGATTCAAATGGTTTAATTGTTGAAGCAGGCGACATGGTTGTTTATGCAGCGGGCTTTCCTGCAATTTATGGTAAACAACCACTTTATTTTAAAGATCCAGTCTTCATGGCTAGAGCCTCTGTAGAGGCACCTATTCACTCAGATATTTTACGTGTTCGTTTAAGTGAAGATGAGGTGATCCGGTTATGA
- the traF gene encoding conjugative transfer signal peptidase TraF: protein MKKLSIIIAIVLISTIAAGSLFHSMGFRINLTESIPVGLYRITGAEPLKNAYVIFCPDDRQTFRLAKNRGYIDHGLYCNGYGYLMKKVVAVSGDILSVTNEGVFVNQVIIPYSKPKLQDGMNRALPQWQIMNYQLKVNEIMTMTNQSEWSFDGRYYGLVHTRQIKGMITPIWVINKREKTA from the coding sequence ATGAAAAAACTGTCCATCATCATCGCTATTGTTTTGATAAGTACTATTGCTGCAGGCTCATTATTCCATTCTATGGGCTTTAGAATAAATCTTACTGAATCCATTCCTGTAGGCTTATATCGCATCACCGGTGCAGAGCCGCTAAAAAATGCTTATGTGATTTTTTGCCCAGATGATAGGCAAACTTTCAGATTAGCCAAGAACAGAGGTTATATAGACCATGGTCTTTATTGTAATGGATATGGATATTTAATGAAAAAAGTGGTGGCTGTTTCTGGCGATATCCTCTCAGTGACAAATGAAGGGGTTTTTGTGAATCAAGTGATAATCCCCTATTCAAAACCAAAATTACAGGATGGGATGAATCGCGCGTTACCTCAATGGCAGATAATGAATTATCAACTTAAAGTAAATGAAATCATGACGATGACCAATCAGAGCGAATGGTCATTCGATGGTCGATATTATGGTCTTGTTCATACAAGACAAATCAAGGGAATGATCACACCCATATGGGTAATTAATAAACGGGAGAAAACCGCATGA
- a CDS encoding zincin-like metallopeptidase domain-containing protein: protein MTKMPYHQVVANQIIESLKAGTAPWLKPWEPGTGNGQVPYNPITGKRYRGINALYLMLNQSDDNRWLTYKQAQSMDAQVRKGEKGTTIQYWKFHEEQIKQDAAGKPVLDEQGNPLKVQVNLERPKVFYATVFHASQIDNMPELITKEPDWSLIERAEKLLLNSGATITHSEADRAFYRLSTDSIHLPPKEQFKSAANYYATALHELGHWSGHPSRLDRDLGHPFGSDAYAKEELRAEIASMLLGAELGIGHDPSQHTAYIKSWIQVLEDEPLEIFRASADAEKIVNHLCALEQTQDIQLAEPIKIKDEKLKEVAVMTSENITSEKVWLSIPFKQKEIAKSTIGKLPDGTPGIAWDKVQKCWYANPGVPVEKIKAWLPENQEMSQDKALIPADEFKAALINLGAIVSGGHPIMDGKPHRIATEGDKNGEKAGFYVAHLDGIPAGYMKNNRTGAELNWKCKGYILTDEQKATLKAEALEHQQTRQLELEAKQKSTALRLKQKLSMMAEIVEPTPYMQAKGIEVHSGVYTDEERKLTCIPATDCEGTLWTVQYIAEDGTKRFAKDSRKEGCFHVLGGLEKLADTPVIIIAEGYATAATIKEAIELPAVVSALDSGNLKAVALALHEKYPHKLIAMASDDDKHLELTQGINPGKEKAIEAANVVNGIVLFPTFAPKEQLLNPKKFSDFNDLANHSKLGMNGVKRQLKPQLEKIAKINNLSYQTIRNKVTYIA from the coding sequence ATGACTAAAATGCCTTATCATCAGGTCGTCGCCAACCAAATTATTGAAAGCTTGAAAGCAGGAACAGCACCCTGGCTAAAACCATGGGAGCCAGGTACAGGTAATGGTCAAGTTCCTTATAATCCGATAACAGGAAAACGTTATCGCGGGATTAATGCATTGTATTTAATGCTGAACCAAAGTGATGACAATCGCTGGTTAACTTACAAACAAGCACAAAGCATGGATGCGCAAGTGCGCAAGGGAGAAAAAGGCACGACGATTCAGTATTGGAAGTTTCATGAAGAACAAATCAAACAAGATGCTGCTGGTAAACCTGTGCTTGATGAGCAAGGTAATCCATTAAAAGTGCAGGTGAATCTTGAACGACCCAAGGTGTTTTATGCAACAGTATTTCATGCATCACAAATTGATAATATGCCCGAACTCATTACAAAAGAGCCGGACTGGTCCTTAATTGAAAGAGCAGAAAAACTACTGCTTAACTCTGGCGCCACCATTACTCATTCTGAAGCGGACAGAGCATTTTACAGATTATCGACTGATAGCATTCATCTTCCACCAAAAGAGCAATTTAAATCTGCAGCAAACTATTATGCCACTGCCCTGCATGAGCTTGGACATTGGAGCGGTCATCCTTCAAGACTGGATAGAGATTTAGGTCATCCCTTTGGTTCAGATGCCTACGCCAAAGAAGAATTGAGAGCAGAAATTGCAAGTATGCTTTTAGGTGCTGAGCTTGGTATTGGTCATGACCCCTCTCAACACACCGCATATATCAAATCTTGGATTCAAGTTCTGGAAGATGAGCCGTTAGAAATATTCAGAGCATCTGCAGATGCAGAAAAAATAGTTAATCACCTGTGTGCTTTAGAGCAAACCCAAGACATTCAACTAGCAGAACCTATTAAAATCAAGGATGAGAAACTTAAAGAGGTAGCCGTTATGACGTCTGAAAACATCACTTCTGAAAAGGTCTGGTTAAGCATCCCCTTCAAACAAAAAGAGATAGCCAAATCCACAATAGGAAAACTCCCTGATGGAACACCAGGTATTGCCTGGGATAAAGTTCAAAAATGTTGGTATGCAAATCCTGGTGTTCCTGTTGAGAAAATCAAAGCCTGGCTTCCTGAAAATCAAGAAATGTCTCAGGATAAAGCGCTTATACCTGCCGATGAATTTAAAGCAGCATTGATAAACCTTGGTGCTATTGTTTCAGGTGGGCATCCAATTATGGATGGTAAACCTCATCGCATAGCTACAGAGGGTGATAAAAACGGTGAAAAGGCAGGATTTTATGTAGCCCATTTAGATGGTATTCCGGCTGGATATATGAAAAATAATCGAACTGGTGCTGAGCTTAATTGGAAATGTAAGGGTTACATTTTAACTGATGAACAAAAGGCAACACTCAAAGCAGAGGCACTTGAGCATCAACAGACTCGCCAACTTGAGCTTGAAGCCAAACAAAAAAGTACTGCATTAAGACTCAAACAAAAATTATCTATGATGGCAGAGATTGTGGAACCCACACCTTATATGCAGGCCAAGGGTATTGAGGTTCATTCTGGCGTATATACTGATGAAGAAAGAAAACTAACCTGTATTCCAGCAACAGATTGCGAAGGAACACTTTGGACTGTTCAGTACATTGCCGAAGATGGAACTAAGCGATTTGCTAAAGATTCCAGAAAGGAAGGTTGTTTTCATGTTTTGGGTGGGTTGGAAAAGCTTGCTGATACACCTGTAATTATAATTGCTGAAGGTTATGCTACAGCTGCAACAATAAAAGAAGCCATTGAATTACCAGCTGTCGTTTCTGCACTTGACTCTGGTAATCTCAAAGCAGTCGCTCTAGCGTTACATGAGAAATACCCGCATAAACTCATTGCTATGGCCTCTGATGATGACAAGCACCTTGAGTTAACGCAAGGTATAAATCCTGGCAAGGAAAAAGCGATTGAAGCTGCAAATGTAGTTAATGGCATTGTTTTATTCCCTACTTTTGCGCCAAAAGAGCAATTATTAAACCCTAAAAAATTTAGTGATTTTAACGACCTGGCAAATCATAGCAAACTAGGTATGAATGGTGTAAAACGCCAACTAAAGCCCCAGCTAGAAAAAATTGCAAAAATAAACAACCTAAGCTATCAAACCATACGCAATAAAGTTACATACATTGCTTAA
- a CDS encoding competence protein CoiA family protein, translating into MKSLKIKLPFGLNENNIIVHIANVESGKSCNCICPSCRSPLIAAKGTKNQHHFKHATTIECEGGLESAIHMAAKQIIKERKQIKPPEYTINKTISDSKEKMHFKSKTLVEKGRTISFDSVQEEQEINEMRADILAIANNQKLIIEILYRHKVDDRKIEKIKTANISTIEIDLSDLTPDDVKDWETFWLCINDPNRAQWLYNARAPYESVELEKQLSEKVQEIEEKYKQEEIKKLKQEQEAKPVLEKALEELKIIRTKKYGEQLEQEAEMHPAWNFYIKYLQLSASELPNYLNVDVPDGDWIFGCDKRIWQSAVYYNFIIHNKNNRNYFSIKQVDDWLQNTAKCKVPLCAQIVGKYGRRFPKLVPTEISINIPSSWKTLREYFNHLGKIGILIYAGNDRRNRGSCWYQILGKDFNSYNPSPSSLIEKFSVAHGD; encoded by the coding sequence GTGAAATCTTTAAAAATAAAACTTCCTTTCGGATTAAATGAAAATAACATCATTGTTCACATTGCTAATGTTGAAAGTGGTAAGAGTTGCAATTGTATTTGCCCGTCTTGTCGCTCTCCCCTAATCGCAGCCAAAGGTACAAAAAATCAGCACCACTTTAAGCATGCCACTACCATTGAATGTGAAGGAGGATTGGAAAGCGCCATCCATATGGCCGCCAAGCAGATTATAAAGGAGCGAAAACAAATTAAGCCTCCTGAATATACCATCAACAAAACAATATCAGATTCGAAAGAAAAAATGCACTTCAAATCAAAAACTCTTGTCGAGAAAGGAAGGACTATTTCCTTTGACTCTGTGCAAGAAGAGCAAGAGATTAATGAAATGCGAGCCGATATTCTCGCTATAGCAAACAACCAGAAACTAATAATAGAGATACTTTATCGTCATAAAGTAGATGATCGAAAAATTGAGAAAATTAAGACAGCTAATATATCTACTATTGAAATTGATCTCTCTGACCTTACACCGGACGATGTGAAGGACTGGGAAACTTTTTGGCTCTGTATCAACGATCCAAATCGTGCTCAATGGCTTTATAACGCCAGAGCGCCTTATGAGAGTGTAGAACTTGAAAAACAATTGAGCGAAAAGGTTCAGGAAATAGAAGAAAAGTATAAGCAGGAAGAAATTAAGAAATTAAAACAGGAGCAAGAAGCAAAGCCAGTGCTGGAAAAGGCTCTTGAAGAGTTAAAGATAATTCGTACTAAGAAATATGGAGAGCAGCTTGAACAGGAAGCGGAAATGCATCCTGCATGGAATTTTTATATCAAATATCTTCAGCTTTCAGCTAGTGAACTACCGAATTATCTTAATGTAGATGTCCCTGACGGAGATTGGATTTTCGGTTGCGATAAACGTATATGGCAATCAGCTGTTTATTATAATTTCATCATTCACAATAAGAACAACAGAAATTATTTCTCTATTAAACAGGTTGATGATTGGCTTCAAAATACAGCTAAGTGTAAAGTTCCTCTCTGTGCTCAAATTGTAGGGAAATACGGCAGGCGCTTTCCCAAACTTGTTCCCACTGAAATTTCAATAAATATTCCCTCATCATGGAAAACACTGAGGGAATATTTTAACCATCTCGGCAAAATAGGAATACTTATTTATGCAGGAAATGATCGTCGCAATAGAGGGAGTTGCTGGTACCAAATTCTCGGTAAGGATTTCAATTCTTATAACCCTTCCCCTTCTTCTCTAATCGAGAAATTTTCCGTCGCACATGGTGATTAG
- the traI gene encoding TraI/MobA(P) family conjugative relaxase, giving the protein MIIRHIPMKKTRLSSFSGLVQYLCNQQNKQERVGKIRLSNCNSLDPIWAVQEVLATQAKNQRATGDKTYHMLISFAPGENPSAQVLQEIEDTVALSIGFKEHQRISVVHHDTDNLHIHVAINKIHPQSFNMIEPFRAYKTFAEVASKLEIELGLQITNHQTRKNHSENLADDMEHHSGIESLINWTKRYCKEKIEAASSWKEIHSILAEHGLIIRIKANGFVFCNGQGLTVKASSISRTFSKKNFESKLGSFVPSYPEDDRPASNVYHYEPLNKKILGSALYAKYQHDKSHNKCFVSDKLKKLREARIKLIEKAKKRGRIKRAALKLMSLSKAQKKYLYQHINKTLLNEIENIRKSYVKERSQLLDSHQNKTWADWLKQKAQGGDQDALMAMRYRNRKNKYDYTISGSGSSSLNFGQIDSVTKEGTEIYKKDNSVIRDNGKEIIISKGGSISALKRALEMASQRYGDCICVNGSPLFKKIILQIVIQYQMPITFADLDLENQRQKLNFEQEKSHDQSRANRQIHRGRASGGYEAAGAATGKRRGSTKPNSFSIRQGSPAKDHDSLRNLSKCDLVQLTGGGQMLLPDNAHDHVEREGFKPNHHVRRKISRLEKKGKGYKN; this is encoded by the coding sequence ATGATTATTCGCCATATTCCTATGAAGAAAACAAGGCTCAGTAGTTTTTCAGGTCTTGTTCAATATCTATGTAATCAACAAAACAAACAGGAGCGAGTGGGTAAGATCAGATTATCAAACTGTAATAGTCTCGATCCCATTTGGGCTGTTCAGGAAGTATTGGCAACACAAGCTAAAAATCAAAGAGCAACAGGCGATAAAACTTACCACATGCTTATTTCTTTTGCTCCAGGAGAAAACCCTTCAGCTCAAGTTTTACAGGAAATTGAAGATACGGTGGCATTATCGATTGGATTTAAAGAGCACCAAAGAATCTCAGTTGTTCATCATGATACAGACAATCTTCATATTCATGTTGCGATTAATAAAATTCATCCTCAATCCTTTAATATGATTGAACCTTTCAGAGCGTATAAGACTTTTGCCGAGGTCGCATCCAAGCTAGAAATTGAATTAGGTCTTCAAATAACTAATCATCAAACCCGTAAAAACCATTCAGAGAATCTTGCTGACGATATGGAACATCATTCTGGTATTGAAAGCTTAATTAATTGGACGAAGCGTTATTGTAAAGAAAAAATCGAGGCTGCCAGTAGCTGGAAGGAGATTCATAGTATTTTGGCAGAACATGGGTTGATAATTCGTATTAAAGCTAATGGTTTTGTGTTCTGCAATGGCCAAGGGCTTACTGTTAAAGCAAGTTCAATTTCCAGAACTTTTTCTAAAAAAAATTTCGAATCCAAGCTAGGTTCATTCGTACCATCTTACCCAGAAGACGATAGACCTGCATCAAATGTTTATCATTATGAGCCATTAAATAAAAAGATACTTGGTTCCGCGCTCTATGCTAAATATCAGCACGATAAATCACACAATAAATGTTTTGTTTCAGACAAACTTAAAAAGTTGCGTGAGGCCAGAATAAAACTTATTGAAAAGGCGAAAAAACGAGGACGAATTAAACGAGCGGCTTTGAAGTTAATGAGCCTTTCTAAAGCACAGAAAAAGTACCTCTATCAGCACATAAACAAAACGCTGCTTAATGAGATTGAGAACATAAGGAAAAGTTATGTAAAAGAACGTAGTCAGTTATTAGATTCTCATCAAAACAAAACCTGGGCTGATTGGCTGAAACAAAAAGCACAAGGCGGTGACCAGGATGCTTTAATGGCAATGAGGTATCGTAATCGTAAAAATAAGTATGACTACACCATATCAGGATCAGGTTCTTCTTCATTAAATTTTGGGCAAATCGACTCTGTTACTAAAGAAGGTACGGAGATTTATAAAAAAGATAACAGTGTTATTAGGGACAATGGAAAGGAAATTATCATTTCTAAAGGCGGGTCTATTTCTGCGCTTAAAAGAGCCTTGGAAATGGCAAGCCAGCGCTATGGTGACTGTATTTGTGTGAATGGGTCTCCATTATTTAAAAAGATTATCTTGCAGATTGTTATTCAATATCAAATGCCAATCACTTTTGCTGATTTGGATTTAGAAAATCAACGTCAAAAACTAAATTTTGAACAGGAGAAATCCCATGATCAATCAAGAGCAAACCGACAAATCCATCGAGGAAGAGCTTCAGGAGGCTATGAGGCTGCTGGAGCAGCCACTGGAAAGAGAAGGGGAAGTACAAAGCCCAACTCTTTCAGCATTAGACAAGGCTCGCCAGCCAAAGATCACGACAGCTTGCGAAACTTGTCCAAATGCGATTTGGTTCAGCTCACCGGAGGAGGTCAAATGCTATTGCCGGATAATGCACATGATCACGTGGAGCGGGAAGGATTCAAACCTAATCACCATGTGCGACGGAAAATTTCTCGATTAGAGAAGAAGGGGAAGGGTTATAAGAATTGA
- the traJ gene encoding conjugal transfer transcriptional regulator TraJ, with amino-acid sequence MDDKLKALTRKNGRHLRVPVLPSEEIQIKSNAATAGLSIAEYLRRISLGYQIQSNVDKDQILQLVKINGDLGRLGGLLKLWLTQDKRVAHFDLQTIKSLLARIQTTQDAMFEVVKKL; translated from the coding sequence ATGGACGATAAGCTTAAAGCACTCACCAGAAAAAATGGTCGCCACCTTCGCGTTCCCGTTTTGCCTTCCGAAGAAATTCAGATTAAATCGAATGCAGCCACAGCTGGGCTTTCAATTGCCGAGTATTTAAGAAGGATTAGTCTCGGTTATCAAATTCAAAGTAATGTTGATAAGGATCAGATACTGCAGTTAGTCAAGATTAATGGAGACTTAGGACGGCTTGGTGGACTGTTAAAACTATGGTTGACTCAGGATAAACGTGTTGCACACTTTGACCTCCAAACAATAAAATCATTGTTAGCTCGTATTCAAACTACTCAGGATGCGATGTTTGAAGTGGTGAAAAAACTATGA
- a CDS encoding TraK family protein translates to MGNSLSERIAAKQMLRKASAKSVNKAAFLALKNDIASALADGWSIKLVWETLVEEGKISFSYKTFCGYVARLIAAEKKPSMQENTKDDEKAKSKAKTEIRGFTFNPKPNLEELL, encoded by the coding sequence ATGGGAAACTCCCTCAGCGAACGAATCGCAGCAAAGCAAATGTTAAGAAAAGCCTCTGCTAAATCTGTAAATAAAGCCGCATTTCTTGCATTAAAAAATGATATCGCTTCAGCGCTAGCTGACGGCTGGTCTATAAAGCTTGTCTGGGAAACCTTAGTTGAGGAAGGCAAAATTTCATTTTCATATAAAACTTTTTGTGGCTATGTAGCACGTTTGATTGCTGCAGAAAAAAAGCCATCTATGCAGGAAAACACCAAGGATGATGAAAAGGCTAAAAGTAAGGCAAAAACTGAAATTCGCGGCTTTACTTTTAATCCCAAACCCAACTTGGAGGAACTCTTGTAA
- a CDS encoding ArsA-related P-loop ATPase, which produces MAKIHITLQGKGGVGKSFISATTAQYKQHKGHTPLCIDTDPINSTFHGFKALNVDHIQVMSGDEINPRLFDALIEKIASTTNDVVIDNGASSFVPLSHYLISNQVPALLKELGHEMVIHTVITGGQALFDTINGFAQLIDQFANEAQFVVWLNPYWGAIEHEGKAFEQLKAYRDNKDRISALIHIPDLKKETYGRDLTEMLQQKLTFDEVLGTPEKSIMTRQRLKIVRDQLFGQLDSARVI; this is translated from the coding sequence ATGGCAAAAATACATATCACACTGCAGGGAAAAGGCGGTGTCGGCAAATCATTTATTTCAGCAACCACAGCTCAATACAAACAACACAAAGGCCACACTCCGCTGTGTATTGACACCGACCCCATCAATTCGACCTTTCATGGCTTTAAGGCTCTAAACGTCGATCATATTCAAGTTATGAGTGGTGATGAAATTAACCCCCGTCTTTTTGATGCCCTCATTGAAAAAATTGCCTCCACAACCAATGATGTAGTCATTGACAACGGTGCCAGTTCTTTTGTACCGCTATCTCATTACCTCATCAGCAACCAAGTTCCCGCGTTGTTAAAGGAACTAGGCCATGAAATGGTGATTCATACTGTCATCACCGGTGGGCAGGCCTTATTCGATACCATTAATGGCTTTGCACAGCTGATTGACCAGTTTGCAAATGAAGCTCAGTTTGTAGTCTGGCTCAATCCCTATTGGGGAGCCATTGAACATGAAGGCAAAGCATTTGAGCAACTGAAAGCCTATCGAGATAACAAAGACAGAATATCAGCCTTAATTCATATCCCCGATCTGAAAAAAGAAACCTATGGCCGGGATCTAACCGAGATGCTTCAACAGAAACTGACCTTCGATGAAGTTTTGGGTACACCAGAGAAAAGCATTATGACCCGCCAACGCTTAAAAATCGTTCGCGATCAATTGTTTGGACAGCTGGATAGCGCCAGGGTGATCTAA